One genomic region from Terasakiella sp. SH-1 encodes:
- the mamM gene encoding magnetosome biogenesis CDF transporter MamM, with product MKYDKCGKCIKTIGWVGLVVNTVLTFLKAFVGLVSGSHALLADSLYSFKDVVSSLLVIVGGKVSEQTLDKEHPYGHGKIEFVLSLFVSVVFLVVTGFLLVYAISMLFGDNIHEAPHLIALWTAVLCAVVNVVMYAYSKCAANESNSPLIKTLSKHHHADAFSSSAVAVGIVGAHYLNMPWIDTGVAVVETLHLMHLGGHVFKDSVMGLMDRQIDMPKRKILTNLVLGVEGVKQLKEMRTRYIGQNISAEITIGVDENCTVDEATAIADKVKDTIVHTVARIGAIQVKAEAQGSKESTAAEEAADAMSLLDEGPAPQGGTA from the coding sequence ATGAAATACGATAAATGCGGTAAGTGCATAAAAACCATTGGCTGGGTCGGCTTGGTGGTCAATACCGTGCTGACTTTTCTCAAGGCTTTTGTCGGGCTGGTTTCCGGTTCCCACGCCCTCTTGGCCGATTCCCTGTATTCCTTTAAAGATGTGGTCAGCTCTCTTCTCGTCATTGTCGGCGGCAAGGTGTCTGAACAGACGTTGGATAAGGAACACCCGTACGGCCACGGCAAGATCGAATTTGTCCTCTCCCTCTTTGTCAGTGTGGTCTTTCTCGTCGTCACCGGCTTCTTGCTGGTTTACGCCATCTCCATGCTGTTTGGCGATAATATCCACGAAGCCCCGCACCTAATCGCGCTTTGGACCGCTGTGCTTTGTGCGGTTGTCAATGTGGTCATGTATGCCTATTCCAAATGTGCGGCTAATGAGAGCAACAGCCCGCTAATCAAGACCCTGTCCAAACATCATCACGCCGATGCCTTTTCTTCAAGCGCGGTTGCGGTGGGGATCGTTGGGGCACATTACCTCAATATGCCCTGGATTGATACGGGTGTGGCTGTGGTGGAAACCCTGCACCTGATGCATTTGGGCGGCCATGTCTTTAAAGATTCTGTCATGGGCCTGATGGACCGTCAGATCGACATGCCGAAACGCAAAATCCTCACCAATCTGGTGCTGGGTGTGGAAGGTGTGAAGCAGCTCAAAGAAATGCGCACACGCTATATCGGTCAGAACATCTCTGCGGAAATCACCATCGGGGTGGATGAAAACTGCACCGTCGATGAGGCCACGGCCATTGCCGATAAGGTGAAAGACACCATTGTCCATACGGTGGCACGCATTGGCGCGATTCAGGTCAAGGCTGAAGCACAAGGCAGCAAGGAAAGCACGGCTGCTGAAGAAGCCGCAGATGCCATGAGCTTGCTGGATGAGGGTCCCGCACCGCAAGGTGGAACGGCTTAA
- a CDS encoding serine protease, producing MKLSEKLEHSSLIGTKGFCSSPWRGLAFGFASMVILTFVWGFVILNGYKHDDHFEKYQHLSVPEFLFRDAGGPSPQELANSLAPGIVGISAAGANMPLVSSGALVSPKGHVLTALHPIKGLTDIDVHVRTLQGIKRYEAQVAKSHDAHNLVVLKILTPERFQYFTLADTAGLGVNSAVIAMGQTNSGSILINNGSIQSLNNTINAGGVAMKSLAATNAIFSWQQTGGPLINNRGEIVGVNMAFSGANNTVEGFIVPAHVVVSHFQDVVGFKVAKPKVQAPAAPQVRQMTPAAAPVAWGPSMGATAQPMAMQQQMQQMPVQQMQQMRQPVQQQQSWWQKAQNTMGLGGQ from the coding sequence ATGAAACTAAGCGAAAAACTTGAACATAGTTCTTTGATCGGGACAAAAGGTTTCTGTTCGTCTCCGTGGCGTGGTCTGGCCTTTGGTTTTGCCTCCATGGTCATCCTGACCTTTGTCTGGGGCTTTGTGATCCTTAACGGATACAAACATGATGACCATTTTGAAAAATATCAGCACCTGAGCGTGCCTGAATTCCTGTTTCGTGATGCTGGTGGCCCCTCCCCGCAGGAATTGGCAAATTCTTTGGCACCAGGTATCGTTGGTATTAGTGCCGCTGGCGCCAATATGCCGCTGGTGTCTTCTGGTGCCTTGGTCAGCCCGAAAGGTCATGTTCTGACAGCCCTTCATCCAATCAAGGGTCTGACAGACATTGACGTTCATGTACGTACCCTGCAAGGTATCAAACGTTATGAAGCCCAAGTGGCGAAATCCCATGATGCACATAACCTGGTTGTCCTGAAAATTCTGACACCGGAACGTTTCCAATATTTCACACTGGCCGATACGGCTGGTCTTGGTGTGAACTCTGCTGTAATCGCCATGGGTCAAACCAACAGTGGCTCTATCCTGATCAACAACGGGTCTATCCAATCCCTGAACAACACCATCAACGCAGGTGGTGTGGCAATGAAATCACTGGCTGCGACCAATGCGATCTTCTCTTGGCAGCAAACAGGTGGTCCGCTGATCAACAATCGTGGTGAAATCGTTGGTGTCAACATGGCATTCAGCGGGGCAAACAATACGGTTGAAGGCTTTATTGTTCCCGCTCACGTGGTTGTCTCTCACTTTCAGGATGTGGTTGGCTTTAAGGTTGCTAAACCCAAAGTTCAAGCCCCTGCAGCCCCGCAAGTTCGCCAAATGACGCCTGCCGCTGCCCCTGTGGCTTGGGGCCCTAGCATGGGCGCAACGGCTCAACCGATGGCCATGCAACAGCAAATGCAACAAATGCCTGTTCAACAGATGCAGCAAATGCGCCAGCCTGTGCAACAGCAACAGTCCTGGTGGCAAAAAGCACAGAACACTATGGGCTTAGGCGGCCAGTAA
- a CDS encoding LapA family protein, which translates to MAKLIIYLILAIAILLFALQNNVPVVIDLIFLPPVQMPMILVLALAFFSGFIAALFSVARITMKKKNREQIEYHPK; encoded by the coding sequence GTGGCAAAACTGATCATATATTTGATCTTGGCGATTGCTATCTTGTTATTTGCGCTGCAAAACAATGTGCCGGTGGTGATTGATTTGATCTTTTTGCCCCCTGTGCAGATGCCGATGATTTTGGTCCTTGCTCTGGCCTTTTTCAGTGGCTTCATTGCGGCACTCTTTAGTGTGGCGCGCATAACAATGAAAAAGAAAAACCGGGAACAGATCGAATATCATCCCAAATGA
- the mamC gene encoding magnetosome protein MamC, whose amino-acid sequence MAFQLAPYLAQSVPGVGALGAIVGGSGALAKNLQKHKAGEMDTNEVVVDTAKEAAGAGVATAVSAFTVGVVGGGLAVSVGTAFVAAVAGKYVWDRGMEYIEGDKDFAPILDEEALK is encoded by the coding sequence ATGGCGTTTCAATTAGCCCCTTATTTGGCTCAAAGCGTTCCCGGTGTGGGGGCTTTGGGCGCGATTGTCGGTGGATCGGGTGCACTGGCAAAGAATCTTCAAAAACATAAAGCCGGTGAAATGGACACAAACGAAGTTGTTGTCGATACAGCGAAAGAAGCTGCTGGCGCAGGTGTTGCGACGGCTGTAAGTGCTTTTACCGTTGGTGTTGTTGGTGGCGGTCTGGCGGTTTCAGTTGGGACGGCCTTTGTTGCAGCGGTTGCAGGCAAGTATGTTTGGGATCGTGGTATGGAATATATCGAAGGCGATAAGGATTTTGCCCCGATTCTCGATGAAGAAGCCCTGAAATAA